Proteins co-encoded in one Pocillopora verrucosa isolate sample1 chromosome 1, ASM3666991v2, whole genome shotgun sequence genomic window:
- the LOC136280172 gene encoding G-protein coupled receptor GRL101-like produces MAGVIVIHLSYANKLSWPYFRSKLLLTVNFWRRPEKLIYIYMYADWMNEDLSNNGVEDLPQEIFSNLTSLTTLLLSNNQIRNLPPTIFANLTNITTIKIEENKLKELHPKQFRGLVKLSDLYLSRNKLGYFPHGIFKDLKKLLIIEILENEMTQVSIDNFKDIKQLKILYMQYNKMREIPYGFFDMLKDIQRVSLDTNLMCCHMHKEDADCAFTYNDDFANCESMFKNSAPRKSIWVIGVFSLIGAVFVITWRVIFKEKNVVQSIMLLHLAVSDGLMGIYLISLGTKDLLWRGEYYLHDFQWRSGLSCQIIGAISLLSSEVSVMMMTLISADRLKNIVFPYQGASLKPNTTHILCFIIWAIGFLMAFLPMFGIQYFEDPFRYHSYYGRSVVCLPLQLTSDKPAGWEYSVAIFLALNFALFLFIMGAYLMILVKSYLSSRRLARQGTEREIQARRANFRRETALARRVFFIILSDCVCWMPVIVIGMRTIIEKSYEAQGDLAVWIAVFALPINSALNPILYTLSTEQVRGILKNKMEKVWNYLKTVFTCCGRDQEGQGDGEQPNQPGVEDNGQHGGEGGQGEGEQVNQHGMEENVEHGGEGGQIEGEDIELASVGVHHPQQGQGDGEQRNPQGMEDIEQHGGLGGEVEGVVIELAHVDVRRPQQGVLDEAEKIEPAPIENTGLNQGERNKSLKKGDGKFRHSTAKKKREKSRSMRRKSPSATEAVDEEQTFEEDTKL; encoded by the exons ATGGCGGGCGTGATTGTGATTCATTTAAGTTATGCAAATAAGCTATCCTGGCCCTACTTTAGATCAAAACTTCTATTGACAGTAAACTTTTGGCGAAGGCCAGAAAAgctaatttacatttacatgtatgCTGATTGGATGAACGA GGATCTGTCTAATAACGGAGTTGAGGATCTCCCTCAAGAAATCTTCAGCAATCTGACAAGTCTCACAACGCT GCTTTTGTCCAACAATCAAATAAGAAATTTACCGCCAACGATATTTGCTAACCTTACCAACATAACGACAAT aaaaattgaagagaATAAGTTAAAGGAGCTGCATCCTAAACAGTTTCGGGGACTGGTAAAGCTGTCTGACCT CTATCTATCGAGAAACAAACTCGGATACTTCCCGCATGGAATTTTTAAAGActtaaagaagcttttgattat agAAATTCTGGAAAACGAAATGACTCAGGTCTCTATCGACAACTTCAAAGACATTAAACAGTTGAAAATTCT gTATATGCAGTACAACAAGATGAGGGAGATTCCATATGGTTTTTTCGATATGTTGAAGGATATACAGCGAgt GAGTCTCGACACAAATCTGATGTGTTGTCATATGCACAAGGAGGACGCTGACTGTGCTTTCACATACAACGACGACTTTGCCAACTGTGAGAGTATGTTTAAGAATTCTGCCCCAAGGAAGAGTATCTGGGTGATAGGAGTATTTTCTCTGATTGGTGCAGTTTTTGTTATCACTTGGCGAGtgatctttaaagaaaagaacgtgGTTCAGTCCATCATGTTGCTCCACTTAGCAGTGTCCGATGGTTTGATGGGTATTTACCTGATCTCTCTTGGCACTAAAGATCTGTTGTGGAGAGGAGAGTATTACTTGCATGACTTCCAGTGGAGGTCTGGTTTGTCTTGTCAAATAATTGGAGCAATCTCCCTTCTGTCAAGTGAGGTGTCGGTTATGATGATGACGCTGATATCTGCTGATcggcttaaaaatattgtgtttccttACCAAGGTGCTTCTCTGAAACCAAACACAACACATATCCTGTGCTTCATCATATGGGCAATCGGCTTCCTTATGGCCTTTTTGCCTATGTTTGGTATTCAGTATTTTGAAGACCCATTCAGGTACCATAGTTACTATGGTAGAAGTGTGGTATGTCTGCCCTTGCAGCTTACTTCTGATAAGCCGGCAGGTTGGGAGTATTCTGTGGCTATCTTTCTCGCTTTGAATTTTGCTCTTTTCTTGTTCATCATGGGTGCTTATCTAATGATACTCGTCAAGTCTTACTTGTCTAGCCGGCGACTGGCCCGTCAGGGTACTGAAAGAGAGATCCAGGCAAGAAGAGCAAACTTTAGGAGGGAAACGGCTCTTGCAAGGCGGGTGTTCTTCATCATCCTGAGTGATTGTGTGTGCTGGATGCCAGTGATAGTGATTGGTATGAGGACCATCATCGAGAAGTCTTACGAAGCGCAAGGAGACCTCGCTGTCTGGATCGCTGTATTTGCCCTTCCGATCAACTCGGCCTTGAATCCTATCCTGTACACCTTGTCAACAGAACAG GTCAGAGGCattctgaagaacaaaatggaaaaagtctgGAACTACTTGAAGACCGTTTTCACCTGCTGTGGTCGGGATCAGGAAG gccAAGGAGATGGGGAACAACCGAACCAACCGGGAGTAGAAGACAATGGACAACATGGCGGCGAGGGAG gcCAAGGAGAGGGAGAGCAAGTTAACCAGCACGGAATGGAAGAAAATGTAGAACATGGGGGCGAGGGAG GACAAATTGAGGGTGAAGATATCGAATTGGCGAGTGTTGGTGTGCATCATCCACAACAGG gcCAAGGAGATGGAGAACAACGGAACCCACAGGGCATGGAAGACATTGAACAACATGGCGGCTTGGGAG GGGAAGTCGAGGGTGTAGTTATCGAACTGGCTCATGTTGATGTGCGTCGTCCACAACAGG GAGTACTTGATGAAGCCGAAAAAATCGAACCGGCACCTATTGAGAATACTGGTCTAAATCAAG gaGAACGgaacaagagtttgaaaaaaggggACGGTAAATTCAGGCATTCCACCGCAAAGAA aaaaagggaaaaatcaagATCAATGCGTCGAAAATCACCTTCGGCTACCGAAGCTGTCGATGAAGAACAAACTTTTGAAGAGGACACAAAACTGTAG
- the LOC136280188 gene encoding nephrocystin-3-like, with the protein MGVISLQDYLNDLLILGNMCLNHCEYEAAMTYFEVALKIIHSGDANDALGKAKLYLLVGTTHKCKGNFEQAKNYHTHALDIHLKQLGPEHVHVATSYNNLASYNNLGTVYSDLGDFQKAKENHARAPDIYLKQLGPEHVDVAASYNNLGDFQKAKDYHARALDIRLRHIGPWHMDVATSYNNLGNVYSGLGDFLQAKDCLARTLDIRLKQLGPKHVAVATSYNNLSTVYRNLAWVLYSDLGDFQQAKYYLTRALDIRLKQLGPEHVDVAASYNDLGTVYSDLGDFQRAKDNHARALEIYPKQLGPEHVDVAASYNNLGTVFSDLGDFQKAKDYHARALDIRVKQLGPKHIDVAASYNNLGTVYRNLSDLQKAKHNHVRALDIRVKQLGPEHVGVAASYNNLGTVYSDLGCFQKAKDNYARAPSETAWIRAWKCRIFLQ; encoded by the exons ATGGGTGTTATTTCCTTGCAAGATTACCTTAATGACCTTCTGATCCTAGGAAATATGTGCCTCAACCATTGTGAATACGAAGCTGCTATGACCTACTTCGAAGTGGCCTTGAAAATTATACACTCAGGTGATGCAAACGACGCTCTCGGAAAAGCAAAACTCTATCTCCTTGTGGGAACCACGCACAAATGTAAGGGTAACTTCGAGCAAGCGAAGAACTATCATACGCATGCACTGGACATTCATCTGAAACAGCTTGGACCTGAACATGTACATGTCGcaacttcttacaataacctgg cttcttacaataacctgggtactgtatacagtgacctaggtgatttccagaaagcaaaagaaaaccatgCACGTGCACCAGACATTTacctgaaacagctcggacctgaacatgtagATGTGGCAGcctcttacaataacctgg gtgatttccagaaagcaaaggactaccatgcacgtgcactggacattcgtctgagACATATCGGACCCTGGCATATGGATGTCGcaacttcttacaataacctgggtaatGTATACAGTGGTTTAGGTGATTTCCTCCAAGCAAAGGACTGCCTTGCACGAACACtagacattcgtctgaaacagctcggacctaaGCATGTAGCTGTCGCAACTTCATACAATAATCTGAGTACTGTATACAGaaatctag CCTGGGTACTATACagtgatctaggtgatttccagcaagcaaagtaCTACCTTAcgcgtgcactggacattcgtctgaaacagctcggacctgagcatgtagatgtGGCAGCCTCTTACAATgacctgggtactgtatacagtgatctaggtgatttccagagAGCAAAGGAtaaccatgcacgtgcactagAAATTTATCCcaaacagctcggacctgagcatgtagatgtGGCAGcctcttacaataacctgggtactgtattcAGTGATCTTGGTGATTTTCAGAAAGCAAAGGATTACCAcgcacgtgcactggacattcgtgtgaaacagctcggacctaaGCATATAGatgtcgcagcttcttacaataacctgggtactgtgtacAGAAATCTAAGTGATCTTCAGAAAGCAAAGCACAACCATgtacgtgcactggacattcgtgtgaaacagctcggacctgagcatgtaggtgtggcagcttcttacaataacctgggtactgtgtacAGTGATCTAGGCTGtttccagaaagcaaaggacaacTATGCACGTGCACCGTCTGAAACAGCTTGGATCCGAGCATGGAAATGTCGCATCTTcctacaataa